In Catenulispora sp. MAP5-51, a single genomic region encodes these proteins:
- a CDS encoding ABC transporter permease, translating to MSSISTAFGDSAIMLRRNFRHTVRNPVTVFNAILFPIVMMLMFVYVFGGAFKVPGSYVDYAVPGLIVMAITYGLGPTAASVNDDLTKGIINRFKTMDVSRGAVLTGHVVATTFRAVIAVAAIIGVGFAMGFRSHGSALGWLAAIGLVLLLAFATSWLTVAMGLSAKSVESAGLATVPLIMLPFLSSAFVPAATMKTGIRQFAEYQPFTPIIETLRGLLSGGHVSTSHTVQALAWCVGFTLIGYLWAVSTFKKRA from the coding sequence ATGAGCAGCATCTCCACCGCGTTCGGCGACTCCGCGATCATGCTCCGCCGCAACTTCCGCCACACCGTCCGCAACCCGGTCACCGTCTTCAACGCGATCCTGTTCCCGATCGTCATGATGCTGATGTTCGTGTACGTCTTCGGCGGCGCGTTCAAGGTCCCCGGCAGCTACGTGGACTACGCGGTGCCCGGCCTGATCGTCATGGCCATCACCTACGGCCTGGGACCGACCGCGGCTTCCGTGAACGACGACCTGACCAAGGGCATCATCAACCGGTTCAAGACCATGGACGTCTCCCGGGGCGCGGTCCTCACCGGCCACGTGGTCGCCACCACCTTCCGGGCGGTGATCGCCGTCGCGGCCATCATCGGCGTCGGCTTCGCGATGGGCTTCCGGTCCCACGGCAGCGCGCTGGGCTGGCTCGCCGCGATCGGGCTGGTGCTGCTGCTGGCCTTCGCGACCAGCTGGCTCACCGTGGCCATGGGCCTGTCCGCCAAGTCGGTGGAGTCCGCCGGGCTGGCCACCGTGCCGCTGATCATGCTGCCCTTCCTGAGCAGCGCGTTCGTCCCGGCCGCCACCATGAAGACCGGGATCAGGCAGTTCGCCGAGTACCAGCCCTTCACCCCGATCATCGAGACCCTGCGCGGGCTGCTGTCCGGCGGCCACGTCTCGACCAGCCACACCGTGCAGGCGCTGGCCTGGTGCGTCGGGTTCACCCTGATCGGCTACCTGTGGGCGGTGTCGACCTTCAAGAAGCGAGCGTGA